A DNA window from Brassica napus cultivar Da-Ae chromosome C1, Da-Ae, whole genome shotgun sequence contains the following coding sequences:
- the LOC106373584 gene encoding uncharacterized protein LOC106373584 — MPNQTGSNVISFKERATIDPIKPLYDLLIVELTIQNIDVARILVDTGSSADIIFKNTLERMKINPSEIAEDPNPIVGLSGEATMTLGTINLLVKADSMTKIVEFWVIDRPTSYNAIVGTPWLNSMQAIPSTYHMCLKFPTPRGTETNWGDRRISRVCFPAELKRKNPLAEFPPQKKKKSYVVDNALQQDKTEIFCHSRVAEALEAKRERTCKPIISVCLDETFPDCCVEIGANLSEYLKKNLHTFAWAAEDMPGIDIKVTCHELNVDPTFKPVKQKRRKLGPKRACAVNNEVEKLLKVGSKTEVRYPDWLANPVVVKKKNGK, encoded by the coding sequence ATGCCTAATCAAACGGGTAGCAATGTCATCTCCTTCAAGGAAAGAGCAACGATCGATCCGATCAAACCTCTCTACGATCTCCTTATCGTCGAGCTGACAATCCAGAATATCGATGTCGCAAGGATATTGGTCGACACCGGAAGCTCGGctgatatcatcttcaaaaacACCCTCGAAAGAATGAAAATCAATCCATCCGAAATTGCGGAAGATCCAAATCCAATAGTAGGACTCTCGGGGGAAGCTACCATGACTCTCGGCACAATCAACCTCTTGGTTAAGGCCGACAGCATGACGAAAATCGTGGAGTTTTGGGTCATCGATCGACCCACATCGTATAACGCGATCGTAGGAACTCCATGGCTGAATTCCATGCAAGCAATCCCGTCAACATACCACATGtgtctcaaattcccaacccctCGCGGGACCGAGACCAACTGGGGAGATCGGAGAATCTCACGAGTCTGCTTCCCTGCAGAATTGAAACGAAAAAACCCATTGGCCGAGTTTCCGcctcaaaagaaaaagaaatcgtATGTCGTTGACAACGCCCTACAACAAGATAAAACTGAAATCTTTTGCCACTCACGAGTGGCTGAAGCTTTGGAAGCGAAACGCGAGCGGACCTGCAAGCCCATAATCTCGGTATGCTTAGACGAAACATTCCCAGATTGCTGCGTGGAAATCGGCGCGAACCTAAGTGAGTATCTAAAAAAGAACTTGCACACGTTCGCATGGGCCGCAGAGGATATGCCGGGGATTGACATCAAGGTcacatgtcacgagctgaacGTAGACCCGACTTTCAAACCTGTCAAACAAAAGAGACGAAAGTTGGGCCCCAAACGCGCATGTGCGGTGAACAATGAGGTCGAAAAACTCCTCAAAGTCGGATCCAAAACAGAGGTGAGGTATCCCGACTGGCTCGCTAACCCGGTCGTtgtgaaaaagaaaaacggaaagTAG